A segment of the Phycisphaerales bacterium genome:
CGCTGGGCGAGTGACAGCGCCAGGCCGCTCTTGCCGCCTGCGGTCGGTCCGACGATGAGAATGACCGGGCGCTGCTCGGTCGTCATGGCCAATCCTATGAGTTGAGAGGTGCAGCCGGGGCTCAGTGGCGCGAGGCGGATTCGGCGGCGGCCGGCGCAGCAGCGTGATCCACCGCGGCGGCGGGTGATCGCAGTTGCACGGCCGCGTCGCCCGCGGTGATGAGCCGCGCCGTGAGAATGACCAGAGCCACGGCGGCGACGGCGGACAGCCCAGCCGCAAAGCGGCGGCCTGGCGCCGGCGTGCGTTCGACCTCGGCTGCGGCGCTGCCGGGCCGGTGCACCCAGCCGACGCCGGCGAGACGGAGGTAGTACCACGCGGCGGCGGCGCTGTTGAGGCCGGCGATCACCACCAGCGTGTACTCGCCGGCGCGGATCGCCGAGGTGAACAGGAACAGTTTGGCAAAGAAGCCGATCAGCGGCGGCAAACCCATGAGCGAGAGCGCGCACAGCGCCATGATGGTGGCGTATCCGCCGTGGCGATCCCACAGGCCCTCGAGGTCGTCAAAGGTTTCCAGCTCTTCGCCGCGCCGCTGCAGGCAGGCGAGGACGTAGAACGCGCCGAGATTGGTCAGCCCGTACGCAACGAGATAGAAGAGCACGGCGGCAAAGCCGTTGGTCGTGGGTGAATCGGCGGCCGAGCCGGCCGTCTCCATCGCCGCGACGAGGCCGACGAGCATGTACCCGCTGTGTGCAATCGAAGAGTACGCCAGGACGCGCTTGATGCGATTCTGCCACATGGCCAGCGCATTGCCGATGGTCATGGTCAGCGCCGCGAGCACCCACAGAAGAACGCGGATGGCCTCGGGCCAGGGCTGGCCGCCTTCGCCAAGGTGCAGCGCCGTTGAGAGCAGGAGCATGAGCGTGACGAACCCGGCGGCCTTGGGCACGAACGCGAGAAAGGCC
Coding sequences within it:
- a CDS encoding NADH-quinone oxidoreductase subunit N, which encodes MLDRVATLWPEITLLITVLLLMITGTSGDKDFRRVGSWIAGLGLFIAFVLAARMSEPDTLLPRLAGFMRPAACVVGVLLLLGLGNVDARFEKDIDAGRRFDPLEATHGEFLCFFLLSLAGLMLCTTASDLIWLFLALEMTSLPTYIMVATGRSKVAAREAAVKYFFLGAAAAAVFLYGFAMLYGATGSLHLIDIRAALEAQAAAGGISPLAILGLTLSIIGISFKIAAVPMHFYTADVYEGAATPVTAFLAFVPKAAGFVTLMLLLSTALHLGEGGQPWPEAIRVLLWVLAALTMTIGNALAMWQNRIKRVLAYSSIAHSGYMLVGLVAAMETAGSAADSPTTNGFAAVLFYLVAYGLTNLGAFYVLACLQRRGEELETFDDLEGLWDRHGGYATIMALCALSLMGLPPLIGFFAKLFLFTSAIRAGEYTLVVIAGLNSAAAAWYYLRLAGVGWVHRPGSAAAEVERTPAPGRRFAAGLSAVAAVALVILTARLITAGDAAVQLRSPAAAVDHAAAPAAAESASRH